The DNA segment AAAACCAAATGTTTGCCATTAACCAACTTATCGCTCATTTAAGTAAAACAACTAAAGAAAGTAGAGAAGAATTGGCAAAGTCTTTAGCGAACAATTCTGACGTTATGGCCAAGCGCATGACCGAACTTACGCAAAGCACCGATAAGCGCTTACAGGATATTTCTGCCGGGGTTGAAAAACGTTTAACTGATGGCTTTGATAAAACGACTAAAACCTTTAACGATATTCTCAAGCGTTTAGCGTTAATAGACGACGCTCAGAAGAAAATAACCGAGCTGTCTACTAATGTGGTTAGCTTGCAAGAAGTGTTAGCTGACAAGCGATCACGTGGCGCCTTTGGTGAAGTTCAGCTTAATGCACTTATTCGCAATGTATTACCTGAAAAACATTTCTCTATTCAACATACATTGTCTAATGGGAAAATTGCTGACTGTATTTTATTTTTACCTAAACCTACTGGTAACGTAGTTATCGATTCAAAGTTCCCGTTAGAAAGTTACAAAAAAATGACTGATAACGAACTGGGTGATAGTGACAGAAAACTTGCTGAGCGTCAGTTTAAAGTAGATATTAAAAAACACATCAATGATATTAGTGATAAATATCTAATTGATAATGAAACTGCCGATGGTGCAGTGATGTTTATTCCCGCTGAAGCCATTTTTGCTGAGATCCATGCTCATTACCCTGAGTTGGTTGAAGAAGCTCATAAAAAGCGCGTGTGGTTATCTTCTCCAACGACGCTTATGGCGATATTAACCACGGCAAGGTCAGTGTTAAAAGATGAAGCTACACGCAAACAGATCCATTTAATACAAGAGCACCTATCGCATTTAGGCGCTGATTTTGGGCGTTTCAGAACCAGGTTTGATAACCTGGCAAAACACATTGATCAAGCGGCGAGTGATGTAAAACTTATCCATACGTCCGCGAATAAAATATCAGGCCGTTTTGAGAAAATCGAACAAGTAGATTTAAAAGATGATGAAAGAGAAAAGATAACTGAATAAAGATAGCAGCAGATCTAAGTTAGACTTAATTTAGATCTGCAACTTATTATATTTTTATAATGCCATCAGTACGTTGATAAATACGATAGAAAGTAAGATAGGGCAAACAAAACGTAAATAGTTACCCCAAAGCCTTAATGAAGGCTTACTAGCCAGTAATGCTTGGTCGGTAAGTTGATTACCGCGCTTCCAAATCCAGCCTACAACGATAAAGTAAAACAAGCCCATTATTGGTAGTTGAAAGGTATTTACCCAAGTAATAACAAGGCCAAACAAGCTATCAAAATTATAAACTATGCTCATACAAGCAATTAAAACAATAAGCGATACTAATACTGTTGCTTTCGTTCGTGAACAATTCTTATCTTCAACTAAGTAAGCAACGGGCACTTCGGTAGAGGATAATGTTGAGGTTAGCGCTGCCATAGACATCAAAGAGAAAAATACCAACGCGACATAAACACCAATATCTCCCATAGAATCAAACAAAGTTGGTAATACCGAGAATATTAATTGTGGTCCACCAATAAGCTTGTCACCGGAAAATACTTCTAAGCCCAAATGTTGAGCGACAAACAAGGTTGGGATAATCAATAAACCTGCAAGAAATGCAATCAATGTATCAAGTGCACCAATAGACAGTACCAGTTGGCCCATATTGGCATTCTTTTTCATGTAAGAGCCGTAAACCATCATCCCACCAACACCAATGGATAATGAAAAGAACGCTTGTCCCATGGCTGAAATGATCAGCATAGGATCTCGCAACTGGCTAAAATCGGGCTGCAAGTACATCGCAACCCCTTCACTTGCACCAGGTTGTTGTAATATATAGATAATTAAGCCGATAAGTAGCACAAATAAAATTGGCATTAATCGACTTGACCAGCGTTCGATACCCTTACTAACACCTTGATTAATGATCAAGGCACCTAAAATTATAAATACTGGTGTGAATGCTAAGTTTCGAGCGTGGCTTGATTCACCAAGCCACGTCGCAGCATCAGTAAATCCGAACAAATCCATCAGGGGAGATAATGCATGCGCAAGCATCCAACCTGCAACTATGGTGTAAAAACTAAGCATTAAAATGGCGCCTAACAAGCCAAATAACCCAGCGTATTTACCTAAATTACGAGAAACCCCTTCACAGGCATCTTGCAAAGCGCCGACAGGATTTTTTTGAGTTTGGTTACCTATATACATTTCCGCATATAAGGCTGGTAAAGCTAATAATACGGTCACAATAAGGTACACGAATACAAAAGCGCCACCGCCATTATTTGCTGCTTGTGTTGGAAATCCCCATATGTTGCCTAAGCCTATCGCAGAGCCAGCTGCCGCTAAAATAAACCCTATTCGGGATTGAAAGGAATCTCGCATTGTACTCATAAAGTTGATTCTTCTTTATTATTATTGTTTTTATTAATACCCAAGCCACCTTAATATGAAGGATTCAGCTGGAATTAGAAATGTTGTAGACAAGGCATTGATTGTAGAGAATGGTTTTTCCCTTGTCAAAATCAATAATGCAGTATAGAACTTTTCTAAAACAGCCTTTTGGGGGCGGCGAAGTAAACATTAGCTTCATTTCATCTGTTTTATTGAAGCGTCCTGAAACTGTATATTTGGGTGGTTTGAGTATTCAAGCTTACCTAGCTTTTTAAAGGTTTGGCAAGTGAAATTGTGAAATAGCCCTTAATAAATCGTTATTAGAGAAAAATGCACTGGAAACTGCCGATAACACTGCTTATCATAGGTCCAGTCGTTAATTTTAAAGTTTATTAAGTATGCTGCAGTTTAAAATAATTCCCGTAACCCAGTTTCAACAAAATGCCACATTAATTTGGTGCGATCAAACGATGGAAGGCGCATTGATTGATCCCGGTGGTGAGTCGGAAAAATTACTCGCTGAAGCTGCAAGTGAAGGTGTAACGCTTACCAAATTGCTGTTAACGCACGCACATGTTGATCATGCTGGTGGAACACAAGATATTGCCGATAAACTACATTTACCTATTGAAGGTCCACATAAAGAAGATCAGTTTTGGATAGATATCTTTCCTCAGCAGATCCAACAATTTGGTTTTCCACAGGCAAGGGTATTTAAAACAAACCGCTGGTTAGAGCAGGGCGACACCGTAACCGTTGGCCAAGAAACATTAGACGTTTATTTTTGTCCGGGTCATACGCCAGGGCATGTGATATTTTTCAGCAAAGCAGCCAAACTTGCGCAAGTTGGCGATGTACTCTTTAGAGGCTCTATAGGTCGTACAGACTTTCCAAAAGGCTGCCAAACAACATTAGTAAACTCAATTAAAACCAATTTATGGCCATTAGGTGATGACGTTAGATTTATTCCAGGTCATGGCCCAATGGGTACCTTTGGTGAAGAGCGTCGTAGTAATCCTTATGTCGGTGAAGGTGTAAGGTAAACGCAGCTACTGAGTAATTGTTATTTAGCCTAACAAAATTTTATTTATTAACCATAATATTAAAGACTATGTGCAAAAACATACTGGAATATTATGAACGTTATTGAAGTAAATCATCCATTAGTAAAGCATAAACTGGGCTTAATGCGTGTTGCCGATGTAAGCACGAAAGACTTTCGTGAGTTAGTCGCTGAAGTTGGTAGCTTATTAACCTATGAAGCATCCAAAAATTTCGAACTTGAAGAAATCAGTATTAATAGTTGGAATGGCCGAGTTTCAGTACAACAAATAAAAGGCAAAAAAGTCACCATTGTTCCAATATTACGTGCTGGATTGGGAATGATGGATGGCGTTTTACGGCTGATCCCAAACGCATTAATTTCAGTTGTTGGTATGTATCGAAATGAAGAAACCCTTGAACCAGTAGTCTATTTTGAAAAGCTGGTTGCTGAAATTGATGAACGACTAGCTTTGGTTATTGATCCTATGCTTGCAACGGGGGGCTCGATGATAGCGACAATCGATTTGTTGAAAGAGCGGGGTTGTAAACATATTGTCGCTTTAGTGCTGGTTGCTGCGCCAGAAGGAATTAAAGCGCTAGAAGAAAAGCACCCGGATATTGATTTATATACCGCCTCTATTGATGAACATTTGAATGAGCATGGCTATATCATACCTGGGCTTGGTGATGCAGGTGATAAAATATTTGGCACCAAGTGATCAAGCTTGTTACTAGGCTATAGGGTCTTGCACTTTTACCTTTGCGGTATTGTTCGTATCACGGCTTTCTCTAATAAGTTCGTCACCGCCAATTCTAGTTGTAGATTTGGCCAATCGGTCGTATAAAACTACATTTACTGTCGCGGCTAAATTCATACAACCTATGGTAGGTATGTATACTACCGAATCTGCGTTATCGATCACCTCTTGCTCAATCGTGCCATCTTCAGGGCCAAATATATAATATGCATTTTCAGGGTGTTCAAAATCTGGAAGGGCGACAGCGCCTTCAACCAAATCTACACATACAATCTTCGCGCCTTGCGGCACAACATCTAATAATCGTTTAGTTTCAACTAATGGAATATTCAATAATGCATTTTGAGTATCTGTATGAAATTTTTTCGCAAAAGCATAGCGCCCGCCGTCGTAGAAAACAGAGCTTACTTGGTAACAACCACTTGCACGCATAACAGCGCCTACATTACTTGGGCTTTTAGGGTTCGTTAAGCCGATAGTTGCTTTGTTTGTCATATGTTACCTAATAAAGTTTGAGTCAGGGGGACACGTATAATGAAAAGGGGATTATATAGAAATTTTAAGAGCGAACAAACCTAAAAGAAATTGATTAACAAACTTTATCAATTTACTAATAGACAAAAAAAAGAGCAGAAAGGCTCTGCTCTTAACCGTTTACTAACATTATCGGTTAGTTACCACCACTACCATGGGGGAATTTGAAGAGAAAACTGCTTCTGAGCAGGCAAATGCTTTCGACATAGACAGGCTGATAACTGTAATAAAAGTTACCACCATAAACGCTAAAAACTTTTGCTCGGTAAACATATACCAGCTCCATAACAACGCAACATTCATCCTATATAATAATTTTAAAAGGCAACCTTGGGAAAGTTATCAATAAAACATAATAATAATGAAATTATTTAAGTTGCTGAAATTGATACTATTTAAGAGACGTTTTAACAATTTCATCAGTAATTATATTTTCCAGATATTTTATAAATATTATTATTATGTAATTAATGCTGTAATCGAGTGTGTAATATTACAAATGGCTTTCATTTGCAGTTGGAACTTTGTTAAGATCCGTACTCAATAATAACGCTAACGCCATTATTAAATGAAGTTGGTATAAGCATAGAGCGCTTTTTAATGAGTCAAAAACTAACAATAGAAGTAAATTTATTTGGTCATGATCTAAATTGTAAACATACAATATCCAAAGTAATTACTGAAAATTTAGTTATCAACAAACTTAAGTTTCATGAACGTATGACCAGAGTAGCGCAGCAATATTGCGATAGAGCACAAGTAAAAATGGAGACATTTGAAGTGGCTACGACTAATCTTGAGCAATTATCTGGTGAAGTTAAAGTCGGTTATCGTTGGGATTCTTTTTATGA comes from the Thalassotalea nanhaiensis genome and includes:
- a CDS encoding DNA recombination protein RmuC, producing MSGLSALLHQQSKETTVVQDRLKQWQEQQQLMFSQQQKLRSNLESSSSELQMKLMQQLNEHKEQFNKNQMFAINQLIAHLSKTTKESREELAKSLANNSDVMAKRMTELTQSTDKRLQDISAGVEKRLTDGFDKTTKTFNDILKRLALIDDAQKKITELSTNVVSLQEVLADKRSRGAFGEVQLNALIRNVLPEKHFSIQHTLSNGKIADCILFLPKPTGNVVIDSKFPLESYKKMTDNELGDSDRKLAERQFKVDIKKHINDISDKYLIDNETADGAVMFIPAEAIFAEIHAHYPELVEEAHKKRVWLSSPTTLMAILTTARSVLKDEATRKQIHLIQEHLSHLGADFGRFRTRFDNLAKHIDQAASDVKLIHTSANKISGRFEKIEQVDLKDDEREKITE
- a CDS encoding sodium-dependent transporter, whose protein sequence is MSTMRDSFQSRIGFILAAAGSAIGLGNIWGFPTQAANNGGGAFVFVYLIVTVLLALPALYAEMYIGNQTQKNPVGALQDACEGVSRNLGKYAGLFGLLGAILMLSFYTIVAGWMLAHALSPLMDLFGFTDAATWLGESSHARNLAFTPVFIILGALIINQGVSKGIERWSSRLMPILFVLLIGLIIYILQQPGASEGVAMYLQPDFSQLRDPMLIISAMGQAFFSLSIGVGGMMVYGSYMKKNANMGQLVLSIGALDTLIAFLAGLLIIPTLFVAQHLGLEVFSGDKLIGGPQLIFSVLPTLFDSMGDIGVYVALVFFSLMSMAALTSTLSSTEVPVAYLVEDKNCSRTKATVLVSLIVLIACMSIVYNFDSLFGLVITWVNTFQLPIMGLFYFIVVGWIWKRGNQLTDQALLASKPSLRLWGNYLRFVCPILLSIVFINVLMAL
- a CDS encoding MBL fold metallo-hydrolase; translated protein: MLQFKIIPVTQFQQNATLIWCDQTMEGALIDPGGESEKLLAEAASEGVTLTKLLLTHAHVDHAGGTQDIADKLHLPIEGPHKEDQFWIDIFPQQIQQFGFPQARVFKTNRWLEQGDTVTVGQETLDVYFCPGHTPGHVIFFSKAAKLAQVGDVLFRGSIGRTDFPKGCQTTLVNSIKTNLWPLGDDVRFIPGHGPMGTFGEERRSNPYVGEGVR
- the upp gene encoding uracil phosphoribosyltransferase: MNVIEVNHPLVKHKLGLMRVADVSTKDFRELVAEVGSLLTYEASKNFELEEISINSWNGRVSVQQIKGKKVTIVPILRAGLGMMDGVLRLIPNALISVVGMYRNEETLEPVVYFEKLVAEIDERLALVIDPMLATGGSMIATIDLLKERGCKHIVALVLVAAPEGIKALEEKHPDIDLYTASIDEHLNEHGYIIPGLGDAGDKIFGTK
- a CDS encoding RNA methyltransferase, translating into MTNKATIGLTNPKSPSNVGAVMRASGCYQVSSVFYDGGRYAFAKKFHTDTQNALLNIPLVETKRLLDVVPQGAKIVCVDLVEGAVALPDFEHPENAYYIFGPEDGTIEQEVIDNADSVVYIPTIGCMNLAATVNVVLYDRLAKSTTRIGGDELIRESRDTNNTAKVKVQDPIA